In Eschrichtius robustus isolate mEscRob2 chromosome 2, mEscRob2.pri, whole genome shotgun sequence, a single window of DNA contains:
- the LOC137758707 gene encoding olfactory receptor 7D4-like produces MGAGNHTGVSQFLLLGLSDDPELQPLLFGLFLSMYLVTVLGNLLIILAVSSDSQLHTPMYFFLANLSFVDICFISTTVPKMLVNIQAQSKDISYIGCLTQVYLFMVFAGMDDFLLTVMAYDRFVAICHPLHYMVIMNPRFCGLLVLMCWLIIFCVALVHILLLRRLTFCIGTEIPHFFCELAQILKAACSDTLINNICLYVATALLCIFPLTGILFSYSQIVSSLMRISSAVGKYKVFFTCGSHLSVVSLFYGTSLGVYLTSTLTHSSQRSSVVSVMYTVVTPMLNPFIYSLRNKDVKGALGRLLSRSAPCP; encoded by the coding sequence ATGGGAGCAGGAAACCATACGGGAGTATCACAGTTCCTCCTCCTGGGCCTCTCAGACGATCCTGAACTGCAGCCCCTCCTCTTTGGGCTGTTCCTGTCCATGTACCTGGTCACCGTGCTCGGGAACCTTCTCATCATCCTGGCCGTCAGCTCAGACTCCCAGCTCCACACCCCCATGTACTTCTTCCTCGCCAACCTCTCCTTTGTTGACATCTGTTTCATCTCCACCACTGTCCCAAAGATGCTAGTCAACATCCAGGCACAGAGCAAAGACATCTCCTACATAGGATGCCTCACTCAGGTGTACTTGTTTATGGTGTTTGCTGGAATGGATGATTTCCTCCTGACTGTGATGGCCTATGACCGGTTTGTGGCCATCTGCCACCCCTTGCACTACATGGTCATCATGAACCCCCGCTTCTGTGGCCTCCTCGTTCTGATGTGTTGGCTCATTATTTTCTGTGTTGCCCTGGTTCATATTCTACTGTTGAGGCGGCTGACCTTCTGTATTGGCACTGAAATTCCACATTTCTTCTGTGAGCTGGCTCAGATTCTCAAGGCAGCCTGCTCTGACACCCTCATCAATAACATCTGTTTGTATGTGGCCACTGCCCTGCTGTGTATATTTCCTCTGACTGGTATCCTCTTTTCTTACTCTCAGATTGTCTCCTCGTTAATGAGAATCTCCTCTGCAGTgggaaaatataaagtatttttcaCCTGTGGGTCTCACCTCTCTGTGGTTTCCCTGTTCTATGGGACAAGCCTGGGGGTCTACCTCACTTCTACTCTGACccattcttcccagagaagctcaGTTGTCTCAGTGATGTACACTGTGGTCACCCCCATGCTGAACCCCTTCATCTACAGCCTGCGGAACAAGGATGTGAAGGGGGCCCTGGGAAGGCTCCTCAGCCGAAGTGCCCCTTGTCCGTGA